The nucleotide sequence CAATGACAGCTGTAACGTGCCCTTGGAAACAGACACATTTGGCCTCAGTTGCATGTATGGCCTGATCTTCTCTTTGGGTCTCCCCTGCAACCTGCTGTCTCTCTGGGGATTGTATCAACTGGGACGCTCAGGTGGAGGAGGCTGCCAGCTGGTATATATACTGAACCTACTAGTGTCAGACTTCCTGCAGCTGCTCACCCTGCCACTGTGGATTCTTTATCTCCAAGGTGCGCACCGCTGGCCTTATGGCCAGCTCACCTGTGAGTTGGTAGGCTACGtattttatgtaaatgtatatGCCAGCGTCATGTTCCTGTGCCTGATAGCGTTGGATCGCTGCCTGGCCATCGTGTACCCACTGAGCAGCCGCAGGGTTCGGACTGTTAAGGTTGCAGCTGTGTCTGGAGTTGCAGTATGGACGCTGACCTTCCTGTTCTGTCTGAGTGGGCTGCTACCGTCAGTGTTTGACTCTGAGAGACTTCTGTGTCTGGAGCAGTACCCAGTCAGCCCTGGCTATGCCAACTTCAAGATTGCCTCTGTGGCCCTTGGCTTTCTGCTTCCATGTGCAATACTGGGGTGAGTGTTAAACCACGGCTTAAAGCATGGTGTGAATGTGCTGCACAGCGTGGATGTCCATTTAGTCATAGTGAGATAAATTTCCATGTTTGTGAGTGGTACAGTTcaacaaagaaatacaatgatTTCCCCAACTGCAGGACtgatattattttctttctctcaccTTCAACTGTTCTTTTTGTCCTCAGCTACACCTCAGCCCATATTGGGGTGACACTTCGGCGATCTCCTTCCCTCTCTGACCACGAGCGGCACAAAATCGTGGGTATCCTGGTTGTGATCACTGTCAACTTCATTGTTGTGTTTGGACCCTATCACCTTGTGGGTGGATACAGATTTGTGTCTTTGCTGCTGACTGATGAGCCGTGTGGATTTGAGCGTTCTATTTTCCTTGTCTATCGTATGTGCTACGGTCTGACGAGCTTAAACACCTTACTGGATCCCCTCTTCTACATCTTTCTGTGCCCTGATGCCCGACTAGAGCTGCAGAAGTCCCTGCCCTGTTTAGGAAGGGGACAAAGTACCCGCAAAAAGATTACAATTGGTCGTAGAGCCTCTTCAGACAACCAGGGGAAGAGGATGAGTGGACATAGTGATCTTGTAATATAACCACAGGCCGACTCCTAGTATTTAGTCAAAGCACTTCCTCCCCCCGGTGGACTTGCTGTGTAAATCTGCAACTTGAGAACAAACTCTCAGAGATGACATCTTGGAGCTCATAATTTACATACTGTTTCAAATATGTGAACCAACATACTAACTACATTCAGTATGTAAGGTTGACTTATGGAATCCACTGTGtcaatgaggcaaaataaaatataaagtacACAATTCATTTCTAGgctagtttgtttttaaaaattcaagctGGTATACTGAAAAGAATCCCTGctgggttgttttgttttattttgtgtttttacaatgAATTAAACTTCTAtgtttacagtaattaaatatgttttgtaGCTCACAAGGCAAATGCACGTCTCTTTTTGTTTAATAATATTTAcaaattttatttgcaaacacAACAGATTGCAGATATGTAATGCAGCCTTAgtacttgtatttttttttattatatacaaAAATGACgaatcaacatttttttgtttgtgtctgaagTGTTTTAGAAAATCcattactcattcattcatttcctatCACCTGTTCCGCATATGGTGGCTCATATGGgttgctggggcctatcccaccTGACTTTCGGGGAGAGGCAGGGAACACTCTGAGcccaatgccagtgcaccgcggagccacacgaaagacaaacaaccactgacacacacacattcattcattcattcaaatttgGACCGATCAATTCaactaatttgcatgtttttggaggtggaaggaagtcggagaacccggagagaacccatgcagacacagggaggacTTACAATCTCCGCACAGAACAGAACTCGtacccagaaccaccttgctgtgaggcgacaacGCTATCCACTGCATTACCGTGCAGGGAATTCACTAATTTATGCTAATGTGATGGAAGAGTCTTGTATTTAAtgacaatattaaaaaatagagATGACAGAGGCAATAATTTATACTATTAAAGTGTGAATTATCTCTAAACAAGATGAAGTTTAGATTAGTACAAACAATTTCCAATATCTCAATAAACCGAGATGACTGTAAAAGGATTTGACTCAATGACATTTTACACTTCCTGTCCTTAATTCgttaaaaacatataatcaaAAACGAATTCACCACCTGAGCTTGATGAAAAAACAGCAGACCTGAAGGCTTTTGGTTTAATTTTCGTGGTTAGTTTAGAGCATCTCTAAATGTAGTTCCATTTGAGGGTGTTGAGCCTTAgaagacaaacctccaccaaggCCCAACAGATCTGCCCATGAATGTGGATCCTCTCTAAAATGTAATAAGGGCTGTTCAGGGTAAACATCCGTCTTCCCGGTATAATAACATCATTGGTCTTGTAGTTTTCTTTTCAATAACCAACATCTTAAAGCAGGGGTTGCAAACTCAATCACAGGAGGGGCCAAAATATAATTCTTAACTTTAAATCTAAGATATCAATCTAATCCAAGCTGCTGGACAGACAGGTTTAACAGTGGTTGaacaatcaaaaaataaaggtgTTCTAATAGAAATCTGAATTTTAACAGCCAGATTGATTTTTCTCAGTAAGATGAATtgataaagacattttttctaTACCAATTTTATCTGTGTTGCATGTTtgacatcttttcttttctgaagcTTTCCTTATATGTGGGTTTAGGCTATGGAACCTCTCAGGATGGCGTGGAAGTGCGAATCTTCCTGTGCTTTATATTCTTCACGACAAAAGCTACTCACACACGTGTGTACATTACCAAACACAGTGAGTATTCAAGCAGCACGTAGGTGGAGTTGGGGCACCGTTTCAGGGATGAAGCTGGGGAACTGTTACCCCATCGGCTCCACCTGGATGTTCACATGCGCTTACTCCgcagtaaaattaaaattccGTCAAATTCCTAAATCGTGCGCAACACATCGGTGATGAcctgattgatttatttatgtatttatttattttcgcAACAGTGGAATGACTTAAGTTctccctctggtcttctctCTTGTCCTGAAAAGCTTCCATTGTGTCATTAATGTTCGTAATCACACGATTCCGTCCATGGAGCTGTGCGATGACGCACGTCAGGATGAATATCCTCCAGATAAGGCAGCGACTGACGGCGGTGAACTTAACTGTGTTGCTTCTAGTGACGCCATCCATCGTCAGGGCTTTGTGTCCCTCTACCTTTCCTCTGCATTCAGTTTCAcattaaagtgttgttgtttttgtgtttgtcgtaataatattttttttggatgtaaTCAAATAGAACAGGAGAAAAAACCCCTCAGAATACTATTTATTATTGGGatctaaatgtaatttttatttaaagattttCAATCTTCCACAAATAAATAGTTTAGAGTTTTTTGTACAATACTGGGAGAAAAATGATGTAGTGAACAGCGCCCTCCTCAGGAAAGTTAGTGCAACGTTAAAATGAAGCGCAAGACAATTTGCACGAACAAGATGATGAAACTTCTTATTTAAACATAGGCCTGCTGCCCTAAATCAAATCCAAAATGATCGTTTAGCGTCTCCTTTGGTCCGTGGTATTTGGAAAACCAAAAAATCTCATCATCGGGATACTCAATCACAGCAGAGAAGATTAAATTCCTTTTTCAGAAAGGGTAGTTGTCATGACATTTCAGTCTGGTGTCAGCTTTGCGGTCTGTCGTGCTTGTGTGCAATTCAGCCCTTGTACGGTAGAAGGCAGGATTTCACCTCATTCGGAGGTGCCCCATTGTTGCACCGCAGACAGATGTGTCTACTTTTTACCCTTTATTCAGAAGCCCAGAATACAATTCGGGCTTCGAGAGTAAAATTTCACAGCATTGTTCCATAAATACCTTCTAATacaatttttgtatttgtgttcaaCTATTCCTCCTCAGATattaaaccaaaaacaaaccaaagagaaagtcaagaaaaaaaactcataCTCAAATTTGCTCACTTGTCCTCCAAACCCTCTGACAGGAAATTACCGTGGTTTCATTTgagatgttgtttgtttgttccagtTGCACAGCAATAACACGTCAGACTTTCTTTTCGCATATGAGCATTACAAGAATGCATCATGGCAGTTAAcagtaaaatgaataaaagaaacacaatgtGACAAAGGTAAActcaaataaatatatgaagagTTGCACATGCTTGTGAAATACGCAATACaatgcaagaaataaaaaaaagtttggtctTGCAAAAAGTCATTATTCTTTGTGCAAAAGAATAACTATTCCATAAAACTGATTTACTTTGTAATGTCAATAGCAGTGGAAAAACATAACATCCACAACTGCCACAAGATGCATCTGCTGACATAAAGTGACCCCTGATTTAACAGTCACACAAATGACAAGGGCATTCTGAGAGGGCAAACCTTCTCCAACTCCTTAAAAAATTCCAAGATACTGAACCTGAGCCACATATTCACTAAAATATAATCACCAGTGAGAAATTCTTTGGCCAATTTTTGGTGAAAATCCCTGGCAATATGTTCATTTCTTGATAATCCCCATAACAGATAGACGAATAGAAAAACTGGACAGATCATGGAACTTCCCTTGGTGGAGACAAATATAGAAAGCGAATAAGCTCAGAACGATTTCAATACAAAACCACCATCAACATACTCCAGACCATTTCTGAGAAGGGAACATTCATATCCAGTGGGGCTATATGCAGTGTGTGGAGCATATCTGCAGCAGGTCTTCCCCTTCAGGCTTTATCCCATATGTTCACCACATCTTCGGCTTTCCATTCAGAGTTTGAGACAGTTACTTtctcagctaaaaaaaaaagaagcagtgGAGGATTCTCCTAAACGAATTACCACTTTGTTGTTTCCTCATACTCACTGTTtcattagattagatttattcattgttttccacattatttgattcattttctaGAAGAAAGGGAGGGTgatattttcttcactttaactTTGACCCCTTGGACTATTTTGCAGTCACAATCTATTTGTAAGACTCAGGAAGTACGTGTTCTAGTGAACTGCGTGTTGCTGGTCATCCTTCACCTTGACTGGCAAGTGCAGAGCTTTTACCACAAGGCTGTTAAAGGGTATGTAGACCACAGGCTTGAAAGGTGTACATTACATCATGTAACCTTTCTCTGCTTGGTAAATTTCTATTTATGTCACGAAAGGCATGGAAGGAATCATACAAaagtattacatttttaaaagtgatgTAGATTCAAATTCATTACCACTtctataaaaaaatacaatttgaagCTATTAAATTTTTCACCAatatattacagaaaaaaataaaatctccacCTCCTTACAGTACTA is from Antennarius striatus isolate MH-2024 chromosome 23, ASM4005453v1, whole genome shotgun sequence and encodes:
- the si:dkey-165a24.9 gene encoding G-protein coupled receptor 4 isoform X3; translation: MSNDSCNVPLETDTFGLSCMYGLIFSLGLPCNLLSLWGLYQLGRSGGGGCQLVYILNLLVSDFLQLLTLPLWILYLQGAHRWPYGQLTCELVGYVFYVNVYASVMFLCLIALDRCLAIVYPLSSRRVRTVKVAAVSGVAVWTLTFLFCLSGLLPSVFDSERLLCLEQYPVSPGYANFKIASVALGFLLPCAILGYTSAHIGVTLRRSPSLSDHERHKIVKNQLMMMQQVLLRTVAS
- the si:dkey-165a24.9 gene encoding G-protein coupled receptor 4 isoform X1, with translation MSNDSCNVPLETDTFGLSCMYGLIFSLGLPCNLLSLWGLYQLGRSGGGGCQLVYILNLLVSDFLQLLTLPLWILYLQGAHRWPYGQLTCELVGYVFYVNVYASVMFLCLIALDRCLAIVYPLSSRRVRTVKVAAVSGVAVWTLTFLFCLSGLLPSVFDSERLLCLEQYPVSPGYANFKIASVALGFLLPCAILGYTSAHIGVTLRRSPSLSDHERHKIVGILVVITVNFIVVFGPYHLVGGYRFVSLLLTDEPCGFERSIFLVYRMCYGLTSLNTLLDPLFYIFLCPDARLELQKSLPCLGRGQSTRKKITIGRRASSDNQGKRMSGHSDLVI
- the si:dkey-165a24.9 gene encoding G-protein coupled receptor 4 isoform X2; amino-acid sequence: MSNDSCNVPLETDTFGLSCMYGLIFSLGLPCNLLSLWGLYQLGRSGGGGCQLVYILNLLVSDFLQLLTLPLWILYLQALDRCLAIVYPLSSRRVRTVKVAAVSGVAVWTLTFLFCLSGLLPSVFDSERLLCLEQYPVSPGYANFKIASVALGFLLPCAILGYTSAHIGVTLRRSPSLSDHERHKIVGILVVITVNFIVVFGPYHLVGGYRFVSLLLTDEPCGFERSIFLVYRMCYGLTSLNTLLDPLFYIFLCPDARLELQKSLPCLGRGQSTRKKITIGRRASSDNQGKRMSGHSDLVI